The genomic region CGGCGGCCACGCGAAGTGGCGTCCTGACAGCACGTGCACGTGCACGTGGTAGACCGTTTGGCCGGCGGCGGCGCCGTTGTTCACCACGACCCGATAGCCGCCGTCCTTGGGGGCTCGAGCTGCGCCGAGCTCGCCGGCGACTTTCATCAGCCGGCCCAACAGATCGCCCGCAGTTCCGGTCTTCACCAACTCCGCCAAGGTCTCGTGATGCTCGCGCGGCACGACGAGGATGTGCGTGGGCGCGATCGGACGGATATCGGCGAACGCGACCACGGCGTCGTCTTCGTACACGAACGGCGTCGCGATCTTGCCGGAGACGATGCTGCAGAACACGCATGTCTCGAGCGCGGAGGAAGCCATCGACTAGTTCGCCGAGAGCGAGAGGTGCTGGAAGAGCTCCGCGCTGTCGGGGTTCGGCCGGTAGTCCTTCACCCGCTTATTGAACACGATGGGCGGCGAGGTGTGGACCAACGGCACGCACGGCGCTTGATCGTGGATCAGCTGCAGGGCCTTCTTGTAGAGCGCCGAGCGCGCCGCCATATCGGGCGCGATTTGCGCCTGCTTCATGAGCGCG from Candidatus Tumulicola sp. harbors:
- a CDS encoding HIT domain-containing protein is translated as MASSALETCVFCSIVSGKIATPFVYEDDAVVAFADIRPIAPTHILVVPREHHETLAELVKTGTAGDLLGRLMKVAGELGAARAPKDGGYRVVVNNGAAAGQTVYHVHVHVLSGRHFAWPPG